A DNA window from Brachionichthys hirsutus isolate HB-005 chromosome 10, CSIRO-AGI_Bhir_v1, whole genome shotgun sequence contains the following coding sequences:
- the LOC137900267 gene encoding lissencephaly-1 homolog B has translation MVLSQRQRDELNRAIADYLRSNGYEEAYSTFKKEAEVDMNEEVDKKYAGLLEKKWTSVIRLQKKVMELESKLNEAKEEMTHGGSVGQKRDPKEWIPRPPERYSLIGHRAPVTRVIFHPVFSVMVTASEDATIKVWDYEAGDFERTLKGHTDSVQDISFDHTGKLLASCSADMSIKLWDFQGFECIRTMHGHDHNVSSIAIMPNGDHIVSASRDRTIKMWEVATGYCVKTFTGHREWVRMVRPNQDGSLIASCSNDQTVRVWVAASKECKAELREHEHVVECISWAPDSAHPTILEATGSEIKKSGKAGPFLLSGSRDKTIKMWDVSIGICLMTLVGHDNWVRGISVHPGGRFIVSCADDKTLRIWDYKNKRCMKTLCAHEHFVTSLDFHKTAPYVVTGSVDQTVKVWECR, from the exons ATGGTGCTgtcacagagacaaagagatgaACT AAACCGGGCTATAGCAGACTATCTCCGCTCCAATGGCTACGAGGAGGCCTATTCCACCTTCAAGAAAGAGGCAGAGGTAGACATG AATGAAGAGGTGGATAAAAAGTATGCAGGACTCTTGGAAAAGAAATGGACCTCAGTCATCAGATTACAGAAGAAG GTAATGGAGCTGGAGTCCAAGTTGAACGAAGCGAAGGAGGAGATGACACACGGAGGGTCCGTGGGTCAGAAGAGGGACCCCAAGGAGTGGATCCCCCGCCCCCCAGAGAGATACTCCCTAATCGGGCACCGTGCTCCTGTCACGCGTGTCATCTTCCATCCCGTCTTCTCTGTCATGGTCACAGCTTCAGAGGACGCGACCATCAAG gTGTGGGACTATGAGGCAGGGGACTTTGAGCGGACCCTGAAGGGCCACACGGACTCTGTCCAGGACATCTCCTTTGACCACACAGGAAAGCTGCTGGCTTCGTGTTCGGCTGACATGAGCATCAAACTGTGGGACTTCCAAGGGTTCGAGTGCATCCGAACAATGCACG GCCACGATCACAACGTGTCGTCTATAGCCATCATGCCAAACGGTGACCACATAGTGTCCGCCTCCAGGGATAGGACCATTAAGATGTGGGAGGTGGCTACGGG GTACTGCGTGAAGACATTCACAGGCCACAGGGAGTGGGTTAGGATGGTGCGTCCCAACCAGGATGGCTCGCTGATCGCCAGCTGCTCCAACGACCAGACGGTGCGCGTGTGGGTGGCCGCCTCAAAGGAGTGCAAGGCTGAGTTGCGGGAGCATGAACACGTGGTCGAGTGCATCTCCTGGGCCCCTGACAGTGCCCACCCTACCATCCTGGAGGCCACGGGCTCGGAG ATCAAGAAGAGTGGAAAAGCCGGACCCTTTCTTCTCTCCGGTTCCAGAGATAAGACGATTAAGATGTGGGATGTCAGCATCGGCATCTGCCTTATGACGCTG GTTGGGCATGACAACTGGGTGCGGGGGATATCCGTTCATCCCGGAGGAAGGTTCATAGTGAGCTGTGCCGATGACAAAACCCTCCGGATCTGGGACTACAAGAACAAGCGCTGCATGAAGACCTTGTGTGCCCACGAACACTTCGTTACCTCTCTGG attTCCACAAGACTGCTCCTTATGTGGTGACGGGCAGCGTTGATCAAACAGTTAAAGTCTGGGAGTGCCGctga